A single window of Bradyrhizobium daqingense DNA harbors:
- a CDS encoding SDR family NAD(P)-dependent oxidoreductase yields MGLDLPNDNLIRGPLPEAHLDRLVDAVNARVDRGEPKVMLLTGASRGIGHATAKLFSEAGWRIISCARQPFDGERCPWEAGNDDHFQVDLGDHRMLPRAITEVKKRLAGAPLHALVNNAGVSPKTPTGDRMTSLTTSTDTWMRVFHLNLVAPILLAQGLFDELRAASGSIVNVTSIAGSRVHPFAGSAYATSKAALASLTRELAHDYAPHGIRVNAIAPGEIRTDMLSPDAEARVVASIPLRRVGTPDEVAKVILFLCSDAASYVTGAEVPINGGQHL; encoded by the coding sequence GCGCGCGTTGATCGTGGAGAACCGAAGGTGATGTTACTCACCGGCGCATCGCGCGGAATTGGCCATGCCACTGCCAAGCTATTCTCGGAGGCAGGCTGGCGCATCATTTCTTGCGCACGCCAACCGTTCGACGGCGAGCGATGCCCCTGGGAGGCTGGGAATGACGATCATTTCCAGGTCGACCTCGGCGATCATCGAATGCTGCCGCGCGCAATCACCGAGGTTAAGAAACGCTTGGCCGGTGCGCCCTTGCACGCGCTGGTGAATAATGCGGGTGTGTCGCCGAAAACGCCCACAGGCGATCGGATGACATCGTTGACCACCTCAACCGATACCTGGATGAGGGTCTTTCATCTTAATCTGGTGGCTCCGATCCTGCTGGCGCAGGGTTTGTTTGATGAGCTAAGAGCCGCGTCAGGATCGATCGTGAATGTGACTTCAATCGCGGGCTCGCGGGTGCACCCATTCGCCGGTAGCGCCTATGCGACCTCGAAAGCTGCGCTTGCGAGCCTCACACGCGAATTGGCCCACGACTATGCGCCGCATGGCATTCGCGTCAATGCGATCGCGCCCGGCGAAATCAGGACCGACATGCTGTCGCCCGACGCGGAAGCGCGCGTCGTGGCAAGTATCCCGCTGCGCAGAGTGGGTACTCCGGACGAAGTGGCCAAGGTCATCTTATTCCTATGCTCGGATGCGGCGAGCTATGTTACGGGTGCCGAGGTGCCGATCAACGGTGGCCAGCATCTGTGA